Proteins encoded in a region of the Methanoregula sp. genome:
- a CDS encoding 50S ribosomal protein L40e — MAKFPEAEARLLNVKICMHCNARNAIRATSCRKCGYTNLRPKNKERKA, encoded by the coding sequence ATGGCAAAATTCCCTGAAGCCGAAGCCCGGTTACTCAACGTGAAGATATGTATGCATTGCAACGCCCGCAATGCGATCCGCGCAACCAGCTGCCGCAAATGCGGTTACACGAACTTGCGCCCCAAGAACAAAGAGCGAAAAGCATAA
- a CDS encoding putative phosphothreonine lyase domain-containing protein, whose translation MAEVDSEALADVAYGIFEHLLNRSLQAQGKYLYALVEGGIDFKPDLAAIFQKFTEEYPQLAEAMLSHFSNLDTIYQQLCDGEGVLPTKTTQMYWIVQDAPGSAPEAIEDENAGKWLIFQEPDQVDGAWTKVRNATVALDLGISAKVSTAKPNPDSRDNRKVIYVYTKDWADEADVMRAREKLRELGFVDRIGYKRNIETFAGEYAKKGKRVTYYSA comes from the coding sequence ATGGCGGAAGTCGATTCCGAAGCGCTGGCTGACGTGGCATACGGCATCTTCGAGCACCTCCTGAACAGGAGCCTCCAGGCACAGGGTAAATATCTTTATGCCCTTGTCGAAGGCGGTATTGATTTCAAACCGGATCTCGCGGCAATTTTCCAGAAGTTCACCGAAGAATACCCGCAACTGGCTGAAGCAATGCTTTCCCATTTTTCAAACCTTGACACCATATACCAGCAGCTCTGTGACGGTGAAGGGGTACTTCCTACAAAAACCACGCAGATGTACTGGATCGTTCAGGACGCACCGGGGAGTGCCCCAGAAGCGATCGAGGATGAGAATGCGGGCAAGTGGCTGATCTTCCAGGAACCCGATCAGGTGGATGGTGCCTGGACAAAAGTGCGCAATGCAACGGTGGCTCTCGACTTAGGGATCTCGGCAAAGGTGAGCACGGCAAAACCCAACCCGGATTCACGGGACAACCGCAAGGTAATCTACGTCTATACAAAGGACTGGGCAGATGAAGCAGATGTTATGCGGGCAAGGGAGAAACTCCGCGAACTGGGCTTCGTTGACCGGATCGGTTACAAGCGCAATATCGAGACCTTTGCGGGAGAATACGCAAAGAAAGGAAAACGTGTCACATATTACAGTGCATAA
- the htpX gene encoding zinc metalloprotease HtpX codes for MDWKRDWGLTGRVWLTMFLLFILYLVFMTVLLAFGAGYWLIVLLAVGMGLVQYFFSDKLVLWSTGARIIEVDEYPELHRTVEKLCTEADLPKPKIAIMQSPVPNAFATGRSPKHAVVACTDSIMRLLTRDELEAVLAHELAHVKNRDILTMTMASFIAMIASMIMQSFFFSALFGGRDREGGSWIIVWIVSIVVYAVSTLLILALSRYREFAADRGSALITKNPRALISALNKISGRMDAVPPEYKAKVEAANAFFIIPAISGKSFMELLSTHPPLEKRIANLEKVETEMRGY; via the coding sequence ATGGATTGGAAACGTGACTGGGGCCTTACGGGCAGGGTATGGCTGACGATGTTCTTACTGTTCATCCTGTACCTTGTGTTCATGACAGTATTGTTGGCGTTTGGAGCCGGTTACTGGCTGATTGTCCTCCTTGCGGTAGGAATGGGATTGGTCCAATACTTCTTCTCGGATAAGCTGGTGCTCTGGTCAACCGGGGCACGCATCATAGAAGTGGATGAATATCCGGAACTCCACCGGACAGTAGAGAAGCTCTGCACGGAAGCAGATCTCCCCAAGCCAAAGATTGCCATCATGCAGAGCCCGGTGCCAAATGCTTTTGCCACCGGCAGGAGTCCGAAGCATGCCGTTGTTGCCTGCACGGATTCGATCATGCGGCTGCTCACCAGGGATGAACTGGAGGCAGTACTTGCCCACGAACTGGCCCATGTGAAAAACCGCGATATCCTGACCATGACCATGGCCAGTTTTATTGCAATGATCGCATCGATGATCATGCAGAGTTTCTTCTTCTCTGCACTATTCGGCGGGCGTGATCGTGAAGGCGGCAGTTGGATCATTGTCTGGATCGTTTCGATTGTCGTGTATGCTGTCAGTACGCTGCTGATCCTCGCCCTTTCAAGATACCGCGAGTTCGCAGCAGATCGCGGCAGCGCGCTCATCACGAAAAACCCGCGGGCACTTATCTCAGCCCTCAACAAGATCAGCGGCAGGATGGATGCAGTTCCACCGGAATACAAGGCTAAGGTCGAGGCGGCAAATGCATTCTTTATCATCCCCGCCATTTCAGGCAAATCCTTTATGGAACTTCTTTCAACGCACCCGCCACTCGAAAAGCGCATCGCCAACCTCGAAAAAGTCGAAACCGAGATGCGGGGATACTAA
- a CDS encoding response regulator, with the protein MLLVDDESSLLEIIKIVSEQSSEMTVQTAQSAQEALTILQGKTFDAIIVDYHMPDINGIEFLKILRSKGNATPVIIFTAVGHEQAAIDALNNGANFFLKKGESPRMQYRELVAIVKQSVEQNYIGRSLGTTQRIVSDIINFSSDPSFAIDREGKVMAWNDSMEHLTGVPASMMIGKGDLAYAEPFFGVRKKMLVDLLFEPDDEIKRLEYMLVSRVPKGMVIAVTRGQKKDGSGWTIWAKAKPIYDGRGECIAAISMVRDVTATFGDVTIQAAPVDKPVLPQGDQTPAVLIPAGGSLKKTLGRALTHYKDGVGLYVRERKFTAAIAAFDQALAIDEKLPFAWNDRGICYRETGDYTSALKSHLRAVELVPDNPEFLFDLAETLELIGVLNMDNKYLDSAIQTLRMVVNILPNNMEAWNHLGICYKEMGKAEEAKFYSERAMEIKHAMKDTPILRRRDEYL; encoded by the coding sequence GTGCTCCTCGTAGATGATGAATCCAGCCTGCTGGAAATTATCAAGATCGTTTCCGAACAGTCGAGTGAGATGACCGTTCAGACTGCACAGTCTGCACAAGAGGCGCTCACTATCCTGCAGGGTAAAACGTTCGATGCGATCATCGTTGATTACCATATGCCCGATATCAACGGTATCGAATTTTTAAAAATTCTCCGCTCGAAAGGCAATGCCACGCCGGTCATCATCTTCACAGCAGTGGGGCACGAACAGGCGGCCATCGACGCACTGAACAATGGTGCAAACTTTTTTCTAAAAAAAGGAGAATCGCCGCGGATGCAGTACCGCGAACTGGTTGCCATTGTCAAACAGTCAGTTGAGCAGAACTATATCGGGCGATCACTGGGTACAACCCAGCGGATCGTTTCGGATATTATCAACTTTTCATCAGATCCCAGCTTTGCCATCGATCGTGAAGGAAAAGTGATGGCCTGGAATGATTCCATGGAGCATCTCACCGGGGTTCCGGCAAGCATGATGATAGGCAAGGGGGACCTCGCGTACGCAGAGCCGTTCTTTGGGGTCCGGAAAAAGATGCTGGTGGATCTGCTCTTTGAACCGGATGATGAGATCAAGCGGCTGGAGTACATGCTGGTCAGCCGGGTACCTAAAGGGATGGTCATTGCAGTGACCCGGGGACAGAAAAAGGACGGGAGTGGCTGGACCATCTGGGCAAAGGCAAAACCCATCTATGACGGTCGTGGAGAATGCATAGCGGCTATCAGCATGGTACGCGATGTCACGGCAACGTTTGGGGATGTCACTATCCAGGCAGCACCGGTTGATAAACCGGTACTGCCTCAGGGCGATCAGACACCCGCGGTGCTGATACCAGCAGGAGGATCCCTCAAAAAGACGCTGGGCAGGGCTCTGACTCACTATAAAGACGGGGTCGGCCTGTATGTGCGGGAAAGAAAATTTACTGCAGCGATTGCAGCCTTTGACCAGGCACTGGCAATCGATGAAAAACTCCCGTTCGCCTGGAACGATCGCGGCATCTGTTACCGGGAAACTGGGGACTATACCTCGGCGCTCAAATCACACCTGCGTGCCGTGGAGCTTGTACCGGACAACCCGGAATTTCTCTTCGATCTTGCCGAGACGCTCGAATTAATAGGTGTGCTCAATATGGACAACAAGTACCTTGATTCTGCGATCCAGACATTGAGGATGGTAGTGAATATCTTACCCAATAATATGGAGGCCTGGAACCACCTGGGTATCTGCTACAAGGAGATGGGAAAAGCCGAGGAGGCCAAATTCTACTCTGAACGGGCCATGGAGATCAAACACGCGATGAAGGATACCCCCATTTTACGCAGGCGCGATGAGTATCTCTGA